Proteins from one Panicum virgatum strain AP13 chromosome 7K, P.virgatum_v5, whole genome shotgun sequence genomic window:
- the LOC120640623 gene encoding uncharacterized protein LOC120640623 isoform X2, giving the protein MNSLRRVYMHHKKVVLQTRLKSSILDVKSKGLQQIPVLKQELVEKHAIIDELGRQLAAAQAGGGGADAGSSSGLNQEELAQSQKLRQAYADLEEYKKVVEQQLNGADKKLAENMVTI; this is encoded by the exons ATGAACTCACTGCGTCGAGTTTACATGCATCATAAG AAAGTAGTCCTGCAAACCAGATTAAAGTCTTCCATCTTGGATGTGAAGTCTAAAGGACTCCAGCAGATTCCTGTGCTAAAGCAGGAACTTGTTGaaaaacatgctatcattgaTGAGCTTGGGAGGcagctggctgctgctcaagctggtggtggtggcgccgaTGCTGGAAGTTCCTCTGGTCTAAACCAGGAAGAGCTAGCTCAAAGCCAGA AATTGCGACAAGCATATGCAGATCTCGAAGAATATAAGAAGGTCGTTGAGCAGCAACTGAATGGAGCTGACAAGAAGCTTGCGGAGAACATGGTAACCATCTAG
- the LOC120640623 gene encoding uncharacterized protein LOC120640623 isoform X1, protein MNSLRRVYMHHKKVVLQTRLKSSILDVKSKGLQQIPVLKQELVEKHAIIDELGRQLAAAQAGGGGADAGSSSGLNQEELAQSQRKEIKLFEIAQNCDKHMQISKNIRRSLSSN, encoded by the exons ATGAACTCACTGCGTCGAGTTTACATGCATCATAAG AAAGTAGTCCTGCAAACCAGATTAAAGTCTTCCATCTTGGATGTGAAGTCTAAAGGACTCCAGCAGATTCCTGTGCTAAAGCAGGAACTTGTTGaaaaacatgctatcattgaTGAGCTTGGGAGGcagctggctgctgctcaagctggtggtggtggcgccgaTGCTGGAAGTTCCTCTGGTCTAAACCAGGAAGAGCTAGCTCAAAGCCAGA GGAAAGAGATCAAGCTCTTCGAGATTGCGCAGAATTGCGACAAGCATATGCAGATCTCGAAGAATATAAGAAGGTCGTTGAGCAGCAACTGA